A window of the Zeugodacus cucurbitae isolate PBARC_wt_2022May chromosome 2, idZeuCucr1.2, whole genome shotgun sequence genome harbors these coding sequences:
- the LOC105213646 gene encoding defective chorion protein, FC125 isoform isoform X1 has protein sequence MIWCKNYALLAFVLVLSVSSNALSQDKKTTTVAAEPPQDEDTIDLTPPAVLTTEKDDDERGAGQIVGQSLLPQLLGQSLLPRPLNLFSAMFPALNSLLLMGNLFPAASLLGTPSLLGSTHQLGPAQNDEVPADSKVVLVLAEDRNPHAAMRAAHQEAARTIRQNDMFSQLLAQFGQADFGQMLSQSLEQIQQQNANPLLQQFVPLDFSQTMGQLLTQTFQQFPGLDLSQFPMLGQAPPSADPSVGSALPQAEGEAAASAGDAAPPTPGLQFLNFQSALDAGTQLLGQALQQPTGDPSTGFQLPNFQSAFDAGSQMLGQAFQQANGDAVGGFQLPNFQSVIDTGNQMLSQGGSLFNLRPLQSLDASASASDAEPAASQISEVRVKPDTMPSDQPSAQEMQKDMNMDELKMKSALQKALLHKKLPILWFRIPADSLEKDHDLETKTPNASKLKNGDEKQIQTKLQAFQRQVITELKLLQDIERQAKEMRAASMGATSKTFKDNANTQSSMLSKIPIHKITRSDIEKALNDDYVKKLLHKAAIENRKEAGKTTIYTPSGINIKRQTSKSKITPRQMTRDDIVRMMAYAYRMANANGIRMLESPEGKKPSSDSASDGNQASGDTSKTDERKWPSDAKTTMERQWMDEEKQMPNPNTFQQDPTLMHAGRQMQQNMGRQWLDEQNPSHTNQPQAQPIMEHHRQALEDNPQMNSQRQWVDHKSDMLNWMQDNSPMPMQRQWLDNPSMPPMSSQRADGRMWAEQQPQVAMQQPMMMPQMPMPMMQQPQMVAQQIPMELQQMPMQQPQMVAQQIPMELQQMPMQQPQMVAQQIPMELQQMPMQQPQMVAQQTPMELQHMQIQQPPMVAQQTPMGQMPMMMQQPQMVAQQTPMGQMQMMMQQPRVSMQEPPMLMQHTPMMKQQPQGEFPQMGAQSDTMMLQQMSPDMQRQTHEQDMVGEAMPQMPENTGKARFKGGSIFDELDLFGLGGGGSDKKKKGKGEPKPPLRPTIINYYYNAGRPATYGSGGYSGGSVSYGSSSKPSYGASYGGGAGGGYGASKPYGGSVPSYGSYGSAGPSYSSAGYAAPSTGSYRTAIGDDEIQAMLQEHTHMKMMSDSDRKPVTTAVVPTATTYQTTSTATEDNKQKPPPLQTETSSIRHKINSTTTTTTVIPPTTTSSKLSSSSVNPETSSSMDPENVGSFFSFSPSILTPFMELQSIPLYESDPWNHKSFDLHYPLYQGGGSYQPYLNSKRLKRKTHGYTNNILTPSILDHFLKVRVQFEKSFPQLYKSLRDQQRALNLTRVSVKPPVIPKEVMYPPTELGAAELLPLDISSTQTIEPKAKNEDVIDYFLFDDDD, from the exons ATGATTTGG TGTAAAAATTATGCGTTGCTGGCATTTGTGCTGGTCTTATCGGTGTCCTCGAATGCGTTGTCTCAAGACAAAAAAACCACAACTGTGGCAGCGGAACCTCCTCAGGATGAGGACACGATCGATCTGACTCCACCTGCAGTCCTTACAACCGAAAAAGATGATGATGAACGCGGTGCAGGGCAG ATCGTGGGTCAGTCTTTGCTTCCACAGCTCTTAGGCCAGTCCCTCTTGCCGAGACCATTGAATTTATTTAGCGCTATGTTTCCGGCGCTGAACTCCTTATTACTCATGGGTAATCTGTTTCCTGCAGCATCGCTTTTGGGCACACCCTCATTGCTGGGCTCAACGCATCAATTAGGACCCGCACAGAATGACGAAGTGCCAGCCGATTCCAAAGTGGTTTTAGTATTAGCTGAAGATCGTAATCCTCATGCTGCGATGAGAGCTGCACATCAGGAAGCTGCACGAACAATTCGTCAAAATGATATGTTTAGCCAGCTGCTGGCACAATTTGGACAAGCTGATTTCGGTCAGATGCTATCGCAGTCATTggaacaaatacaacaacaaaatgctaaTCCGTTACTGCAGCAATTTGTACCGCTGGACTTCTCCCAAACAATGGGTCAACTTTTAACCCAAACGTTTCAGCAGTTCCCGGGTTTAGATCTGTCGCAGTTTCCAATGTTGGGGCAAGCACCACCCTCCGCTGATCCGTCTGTAGGTTCAGCATTACCGCAAGCGGAAGGTGAAGCCGCAGCTTCGGCGGGCGATGCTGCACCACCGACCCCAGGATTACAGTTTCTGAATTTCCAATCTGCTTTAGATGCCGGAACCCAATTATTGGGTCAAGCTCTGCAGCAACCAACTGGTGATCCAAGTACTGGCTTCCAGTTACCAAATTTTCAATCAGCTTTTGATGCAGGCAGCCAAATGCTGGGACAAGCTTTTCAACAAGCTAATGGCGATGCTGTTGGTGGGTTTCAACTACCCAACTTTCAATCTGTCATAGATACTGGCAACCAAATGCTGAGCCAGGGCGGCAGCTTATTTAATCTTCGTCCACTACAATCATTAGATGCATCCGCGTCTGCCTCAGATGCAGAACCAGCGGCTTCTCAGATATCTGAAGTCCGTGTTAAACCAGATACCATGCCTTCGGATCAACCCAGCGCCCAAGAAATGCAAAAGGATATGAATATGGATGAATTAAAAATGAAGTCTGCTTTGCAAAAAGCTCTTCTCCACAAGAAATTGCCAATTTTGTGGTTCCGTATTCCCGCTGATTCACTTGAAAAGGATCATGACCTTGAAACGAAAACACCTAATGCATCTAAATTGAAAAACGGCgatgaaaaacaaatacaaacaaagttGCAAGCATTCCAACGCCAAGTTATAACCGAACTAAAGCTGCTGCAGGACATAGAGCGGCAGGCTAAGGAAATGCGTGCCGCGTCAATGGGCGCAACGTCAAAAACTTTTAAGGATAATGCCAACACACAATCCAGTATGTTGAGTAAGATACCAATACATAAGATAACCCGCTCAGATATTGAAAAAGCGCTGAACGACGATTACGTTAAAAAGCTGCTGCATAAAGCTGCGATTGAAAATCGTAAGGAAGCTGGAAAGACGACCATTTATACTCCCAGTGGTATAAATATTAAACGTCAAACCTCCAAGTCTAAGATAACCCCACGACAAATGACAAGAGATGACATTGTTCGCATGATGGCCTATGCATATCGGATGGCAAATGCTAACGGAATACGGATGCTAGAAAGTCCAGAAGGTAAGAAGCCATCGAGCGATTCTGCATCAGATGGCAATCAAGCCTCCGGAGATACCTCAAAAACAGATGAACGTAAATGGCCGTCAGATGCAAAAACCACCATGGAGAGACAGTGGATGGATGAGGAAAAGCAGATGCCAAACCCAAACACTTTCCAACAGGATCCCACATTAATGCATGCGGGTagacaaatgcaacaaaatatggGTCGGCAGTGGCTTGATGAGCAAAATCCGAGCCATACAAATCAGCCACAAGCTCAGCCAATAATGGAACATCATCGCCAGGCACTGGAAGATAATCCCCAAATGAATTCACAACGTCAGTGGGTCGATCACAAATCTGACATGCTAAATTGGATGCAAGACAATTCCCCAATGCCTATGCAACGTCAGTGGCTGGATAACCCAAGCATGCCACCAATGTCAAGCCAAAGAGCGGATGGACGAATGTGGGCAGAGCAACAGCCACAGGTAGCCATGCAGCAACCTATGATGATGCCGCAAATGCCGATGCCAATGATGCAACAGCCCCAGATGGTTGCACAGCAAATCCCGATGGAATTGCAACAAATGCCAATGCAACAGCCCCAGATGGTTGCACAGCAAATTCCGATGGAATTGCAACAAATGCCAATGCAACAGCCCCAGATGGTTGCACAGCAAATTCCGATGGAATTGCAACAAATGCCAATGCAACAGCCTCAGATGGTAGCACAGCAAACACCAATGGAATTACAACACATGCAAATACAACAGCCCCCGATGGTGGCGCAGCAAACACCAATGGGGCAGATGCCGATGATGATGCAACAGCCCCAGATGGTGGCGCAGCAAACACCCATGGGACAGATGCAGATGATGATGCAACAACCTCGGGTATCAATGCAGGAACCGCCGATGCTAATGCAGCACACGCCTATGATGAAGCAACAGCCTCAAGGCGAATTTCCGCAAATGGGTGCGCAAAGCGATACAATGATGTTGCAACAAATGTCACCGGATATGCAACGGCAAACTCACGAACAAGACATGGTCGGTGAGGCTATGCCACAAATGCCTGAGAATACTGGAAAAGCTCGATTTAAAG GCGGCTCCATTTTCGATGAACTTGATTTGTTTGGACTGGGTGGAGGTGGCAgtgataaaaagaaaaaaggaaaaggGGAACCAAAGCCTCCTTTGAGACCGACAATTATCAATTACTATTACAACGCTGGTCGTCCAGCAACTTATGGCAGCGGTGGTTATAGCGGTGGAAGTGTAAGCTATGGGTCAAGTAGTAAACCGAGCTATGGTGCGAGTTACGGTGGCGGTGCTGGTGGAGGTTATGGCGCCTCCAAGCCTTATGGTGGAAGTGTCCCAAGTTATGGCAGCTATGGAAGTGCAGGACCAAGTTACAGTAGCGCTGGGTATGCAGCGCCTAGCACGGGATCCTACCGAACAGCTATTGGAGATGATGAAATCCAAGCGATGCTTCAGGAACACACACATATG AAAATGATGTCCGACAGCGATCGCAAACCCGTTACCACCGCAGTTGTGCCAACTGCAACAACATACCAGACAACGTCGACGGCCACCGAAGACAACAAACAAAAGCCCCCACCATTGCAGACGGAAACATCTTCGATTCGCCATAAGATAAAttctacaacaaccacaaccactGTAATCCCGCCAACCACAACTTCTTCAAAGTTATCAAG CTCTAGTGTTAATCCCGAAACTTCATCTTCCATGGATCCCGAAAATGTAGGCTCGTTTTTCAGTTTCAGTCCAAGTATTTTAACGCCTTTTATGGAGCTACAATCTATACCGTTATATGAAAGCGATCCCTGGAATCACAAATCTTTTGACTTACACTATCCTCTCTATCAGGGTGGTGGCAGTTATCAGCCCTATTTAAATAGTAAACGATTAAAACGCAAAACTCATGGTTACACAAACAATATACTCACACCCAGTATTTTGGATCATTTCTTGAAAGTACGTGTACAATTTGAAAAGAGTTTTCCACAGCTTTATAAAAGCTTACGCGATCAACAGCGTGCTCTTAATTTGACAAGGGTATCCGTTAAGCCGCCGGTGATACCTAAAGAAGTGATGTATCCACCAACAGAATTGGGTGCTGCCGAATTGTTACCCTTAGATATAAGCTCCACTCAAACTATTGAACCGAAAGCTAAAAATGAAGATGTtatagattattttttatttgatgatgatgattag
- the LOC105213646 gene encoding defective chorion protein, FC106 isoform isoform X4, with the protein MIWCKNYALLAFVLVLSVSSNALSQDKKTTTVAAEPPQDEDTIDLTPPAVLTTEKDDDERGAGQIVGQSLLPQLLGQSLLPRPLNLFSAMFPALNSLLLMGNLFPAASLLGTPSLLGSTHQLGPAQNDEVPADSKVVLVLAEDRNPHAAMRAAHQEAARTIRQNDMFSQLLAQFGQADFGQMLSQSLEQIQQQNANPLLQQFVPLDFSQTMGQLLTQTFQQFPGLDLSQFPMLGQAPPSADPSVGSALPQAEGEAAASAGDAAPPTPGLQFLNFQSALDAGTQLLGQALQQPTGDPSTGFQLPNFQSAFDAGSQMLGQAFQQANGDAVGGFQLPNFQSVIDTGNQMLSQGGSLFNLRPLQSLDASASASDAEPAASQISEVRVKPDTMPSDQPSAQEMQKDMNMDELKMKSALQKALLHKKLPILWFRIPADSLEKDHDLETKTPNASKLKNGDEKQIQTKLQAFQRQVITELKLLQDIERQAKEMRAASMGATSKTFKDNANTQSSMLSKIPIHKITRSDIEKALNDDYVKKLLHKAAIENRKEAGKTTIYTPSGINIKRQTSKSKITPRQMTRDDIVRMMAYAYRMANANGIRMLESPEGKKPSSDSASDGNQASGDTSKTDERKWPSDAKTTMERQWMDEEKQMPNPNTFQQDPTLMHAGRQMQQNMGRQWLDEQNPSHTNQPQAQPIMEHHRQALEDNPQMNSQRQWVDHKSDMLNWMQDNSPMPMQRQWLDNPSMPPMSSQRADGRMWAEQQPQVAMQQPMMMPQMPMPMMQQPQMVAQQIPMELQQMPMQQPQMVAQQIPMELQQMPMQQPQMVAQQIPMELQQMPMQQPQMVAQQTPMELQHMQIQQPPMVAQQTPMGQMPMMMQQPQMVAQQTPMGQMQMMMQQPRVSMQEPPMLMQHTPMMKQQPQGEFPQMGAQSDTMMLQQMSPDMQRQTHEQDMVGEAMPQMPENTGKARFKGGSIFDELDLFGLGGGGSDKKKKGKGEPKPPLRPTIINYYYNAGRPATYGSGGYSGGSVSYGSSSKPSYGASYGGGAGGGYGASKPYGGSVPSYGSYGSAGPSYSSAGYAAPSTGSYRTAIGDDEIQAMLQEHTHML; encoded by the exons ATGATTTGG TGTAAAAATTATGCGTTGCTGGCATTTGTGCTGGTCTTATCGGTGTCCTCGAATGCGTTGTCTCAAGACAAAAAAACCACAACTGTGGCAGCGGAACCTCCTCAGGATGAGGACACGATCGATCTGACTCCACCTGCAGTCCTTACAACCGAAAAAGATGATGATGAACGCGGTGCAGGGCAG ATCGTGGGTCAGTCTTTGCTTCCACAGCTCTTAGGCCAGTCCCTCTTGCCGAGACCATTGAATTTATTTAGCGCTATGTTTCCGGCGCTGAACTCCTTATTACTCATGGGTAATCTGTTTCCTGCAGCATCGCTTTTGGGCACACCCTCATTGCTGGGCTCAACGCATCAATTAGGACCCGCACAGAATGACGAAGTGCCAGCCGATTCCAAAGTGGTTTTAGTATTAGCTGAAGATCGTAATCCTCATGCTGCGATGAGAGCTGCACATCAGGAAGCTGCACGAACAATTCGTCAAAATGATATGTTTAGCCAGCTGCTGGCACAATTTGGACAAGCTGATTTCGGTCAGATGCTATCGCAGTCATTggaacaaatacaacaacaaaatgctaaTCCGTTACTGCAGCAATTTGTACCGCTGGACTTCTCCCAAACAATGGGTCAACTTTTAACCCAAACGTTTCAGCAGTTCCCGGGTTTAGATCTGTCGCAGTTTCCAATGTTGGGGCAAGCACCACCCTCCGCTGATCCGTCTGTAGGTTCAGCATTACCGCAAGCGGAAGGTGAAGCCGCAGCTTCGGCGGGCGATGCTGCACCACCGACCCCAGGATTACAGTTTCTGAATTTCCAATCTGCTTTAGATGCCGGAACCCAATTATTGGGTCAAGCTCTGCAGCAACCAACTGGTGATCCAAGTACTGGCTTCCAGTTACCAAATTTTCAATCAGCTTTTGATGCAGGCAGCCAAATGCTGGGACAAGCTTTTCAACAAGCTAATGGCGATGCTGTTGGTGGGTTTCAACTACCCAACTTTCAATCTGTCATAGATACTGGCAACCAAATGCTGAGCCAGGGCGGCAGCTTATTTAATCTTCGTCCACTACAATCATTAGATGCATCCGCGTCTGCCTCAGATGCAGAACCAGCGGCTTCTCAGATATCTGAAGTCCGTGTTAAACCAGATACCATGCCTTCGGATCAACCCAGCGCCCAAGAAATGCAAAAGGATATGAATATGGATGAATTAAAAATGAAGTCTGCTTTGCAAAAAGCTCTTCTCCACAAGAAATTGCCAATTTTGTGGTTCCGTATTCCCGCTGATTCACTTGAAAAGGATCATGACCTTGAAACGAAAACACCTAATGCATCTAAATTGAAAAACGGCgatgaaaaacaaatacaaacaaagttGCAAGCATTCCAACGCCAAGTTATAACCGAACTAAAGCTGCTGCAGGACATAGAGCGGCAGGCTAAGGAAATGCGTGCCGCGTCAATGGGCGCAACGTCAAAAACTTTTAAGGATAATGCCAACACACAATCCAGTATGTTGAGTAAGATACCAATACATAAGATAACCCGCTCAGATATTGAAAAAGCGCTGAACGACGATTACGTTAAAAAGCTGCTGCATAAAGCTGCGATTGAAAATCGTAAGGAAGCTGGAAAGACGACCATTTATACTCCCAGTGGTATAAATATTAAACGTCAAACCTCCAAGTCTAAGATAACCCCACGACAAATGACAAGAGATGACATTGTTCGCATGATGGCCTATGCATATCGGATGGCAAATGCTAACGGAATACGGATGCTAGAAAGTCCAGAAGGTAAGAAGCCATCGAGCGATTCTGCATCAGATGGCAATCAAGCCTCCGGAGATACCTCAAAAACAGATGAACGTAAATGGCCGTCAGATGCAAAAACCACCATGGAGAGACAGTGGATGGATGAGGAAAAGCAGATGCCAAACCCAAACACTTTCCAACAGGATCCCACATTAATGCATGCGGGTagacaaatgcaacaaaatatggGTCGGCAGTGGCTTGATGAGCAAAATCCGAGCCATACAAATCAGCCACAAGCTCAGCCAATAATGGAACATCATCGCCAGGCACTGGAAGATAATCCCCAAATGAATTCACAACGTCAGTGGGTCGATCACAAATCTGACATGCTAAATTGGATGCAAGACAATTCCCCAATGCCTATGCAACGTCAGTGGCTGGATAACCCAAGCATGCCACCAATGTCAAGCCAAAGAGCGGATGGACGAATGTGGGCAGAGCAACAGCCACAGGTAGCCATGCAGCAACCTATGATGATGCCGCAAATGCCGATGCCAATGATGCAACAGCCCCAGATGGTTGCACAGCAAATCCCGATGGAATTGCAACAAATGCCAATGCAACAGCCCCAGATGGTTGCACAGCAAATTCCGATGGAATTGCAACAAATGCCAATGCAACAGCCCCAGATGGTTGCACAGCAAATTCCGATGGAATTGCAACAAATGCCAATGCAACAGCCTCAGATGGTAGCACAGCAAACACCAATGGAATTACAACACATGCAAATACAACAGCCCCCGATGGTGGCGCAGCAAACACCAATGGGGCAGATGCCGATGATGATGCAACAGCCCCAGATGGTGGCGCAGCAAACACCCATGGGACAGATGCAGATGATGATGCAACAACCTCGGGTATCAATGCAGGAACCGCCGATGCTAATGCAGCACACGCCTATGATGAAGCAACAGCCTCAAGGCGAATTTCCGCAAATGGGTGCGCAAAGCGATACAATGATGTTGCAACAAATGTCACCGGATATGCAACGGCAAACTCACGAACAAGACATGGTCGGTGAGGCTATGCCACAAATGCCTGAGAATACTGGAAAAGCTCGATTTAAAG GCGGCTCCATTTTCGATGAACTTGATTTGTTTGGACTGGGTGGAGGTGGCAgtgataaaaagaaaaaaggaaaaggGGAACCAAAGCCTCCTTTGAGACCGACAATTATCAATTACTATTACAACGCTGGTCGTCCAGCAACTTATGGCAGCGGTGGTTATAGCGGTGGAAGTGTAAGCTATGGGTCAAGTAGTAAACCGAGCTATGGTGCGAGTTACGGTGGCGGTGCTGGTGGAGGTTATGGCGCCTCCAAGCCTTATGGTGGAAGTGTCCCAAGTTATGGCAGCTATGGAAGTGCAGGACCAAGTTACAGTAGCGCTGGGTATGCAGCGCCTAGCACGGGATCCTACCGAACAGCTATTGGAGATGATGAAATCCAAGCGATGCTTCAGGAACACACACATATG CTCTAG
- the LOC105213646 gene encoding defective chorion protein, FC106 isoform isoform X2: protein MIWCKNYALLAFVLVLSVSSNALSQDKKTTTVAAEPPQDEDTIDLTPPAVLTTEKDDDERGAGQIVGQSLLPQLLGQSLLPRPLNLFSAMFPALNSLLLMGNLFPAASLLGTPSLLGSTHQLGPAQNDEVPADSKVVLVLAEDRNPHAAMRAAHQEAARTIRQNDMFSQLLAQFGQADFGQMLSQSLEQIQQQNANPLLQQFVPLDFSQTMGQLLTQTFQQFPGLDLSQFPMLGQAPPSADPSVGSALPQAEGEAAASAGDAAPPTPGLQFLNFQSALDAGTQLLGQALQQPTGDPSTGFQLPNFQSAFDAGSQMLGQAFQQANGDAVGGFQLPNFQSVIDTGNQMLSQGGSLFNLRPLQSLDASASASDAEPAASQISEVRVKPDTMPSDQPSAQEMQKDMNMDELKMKSALQKALLHKKLPILWFRIPADSLEKDHDLETKTPNASKLKNGDEKQIQTKLQAFQRQVITELKLLQDIERQAKEMRAASMGATSKTFKDNANTQSSMLSKIPIHKITRSDIEKALNDDYVKKLLHKAAIENRKEAGKTTIYTPSGINIKRQTSKSKITPRQMTRDDIVRMMAYAYRMANANGIRMLESPEGKKPSSDSASDGNQASGDTSKTDERKWPSDAKTTMERQWMDEEKQMPNPNTFQQDPTLMHAGRQMQQNMGRQWLDEQNPSHTNQPQAQPIMEHHRQALEDNPQMNSQRQWVDHKSDMLNWMQDNSPMPMQRQWLDNPSMPPMSSQRADGRMWAEQQPQVAMQQPMMMPQMPMPMMQQPQMVAQQIPMELQQMPMQQPQMVAQQIPMELQQMPMQQPQMVAQQIPMELQQMPMQQPQMVAQQTPMELQHMQIQQPPMVAQQTPMGQMPMMMQQPQMVAQQTPMGQMQMMMQQPRVSMQEPPMLMQHTPMMKQQPQGEFPQMGAQSDTMMLQQMSPDMQRQTHEQDMVGEAMPQMPENTGKARFKGGSIFDELDLFGLGGGGSDKKKKGKGEPKPPLRPTIINYYYNAGRPATYGSGGYSGGSVSYGSSSKPSYGASYGGGAGGGYGASKPYGGSVPSYGSYGSAGPSYSSAGYAAPSTGSYRTAIGDDEIQAMLQEHTHMKMMSDSDRKPVTTAVVPTATTYQTTSTATEDNKQKPPPLQTETSSIRHKINSTTTTTTVIPPTTTSSKLSRSVKYYLNI, encoded by the exons ATGATTTGG TGTAAAAATTATGCGTTGCTGGCATTTGTGCTGGTCTTATCGGTGTCCTCGAATGCGTTGTCTCAAGACAAAAAAACCACAACTGTGGCAGCGGAACCTCCTCAGGATGAGGACACGATCGATCTGACTCCACCTGCAGTCCTTACAACCGAAAAAGATGATGATGAACGCGGTGCAGGGCAG ATCGTGGGTCAGTCTTTGCTTCCACAGCTCTTAGGCCAGTCCCTCTTGCCGAGACCATTGAATTTATTTAGCGCTATGTTTCCGGCGCTGAACTCCTTATTACTCATGGGTAATCTGTTTCCTGCAGCATCGCTTTTGGGCACACCCTCATTGCTGGGCTCAACGCATCAATTAGGACCCGCACAGAATGACGAAGTGCCAGCCGATTCCAAAGTGGTTTTAGTATTAGCTGAAGATCGTAATCCTCATGCTGCGATGAGAGCTGCACATCAGGAAGCTGCACGAACAATTCGTCAAAATGATATGTTTAGCCAGCTGCTGGCACAATTTGGACAAGCTGATTTCGGTCAGATGCTATCGCAGTCATTggaacaaatacaacaacaaaatgctaaTCCGTTACTGCAGCAATTTGTACCGCTGGACTTCTCCCAAACAATGGGTCAACTTTTAACCCAAACGTTTCAGCAGTTCCCGGGTTTAGATCTGTCGCAGTTTCCAATGTTGGGGCAAGCACCACCCTCCGCTGATCCGTCTGTAGGTTCAGCATTACCGCAAGCGGAAGGTGAAGCCGCAGCTTCGGCGGGCGATGCTGCACCACCGACCCCAGGATTACAGTTTCTGAATTTCCAATCTGCTTTAGATGCCGGAACCCAATTATTGGGTCAAGCTCTGCAGCAACCAACTGGTGATCCAAGTACTGGCTTCCAGTTACCAAATTTTCAATCAGCTTTTGATGCAGGCAGCCAAATGCTGGGACAAGCTTTTCAACAAGCTAATGGCGATGCTGTTGGTGGGTTTCAACTACCCAACTTTCAATCTGTCATAGATACTGGCAACCAAATGCTGAGCCAGGGCGGCAGCTTATTTAATCTTCGTCCACTACAATCATTAGATGCATCCGCGTCTGCCTCAGATGCAGAACCAGCGGCTTCTCAGATATCTGAAGTCCGTGTTAAACCAGATACCATGCCTTCGGATCAACCCAGCGCCCAAGAAATGCAAAAGGATATGAATATGGATGAATTAAAAATGAAGTCTGCTTTGCAAAAAGCTCTTCTCCACAAGAAATTGCCAATTTTGTGGTTCCGTATTCCCGCTGATTCACTTGAAAAGGATCATGACCTTGAAACGAAAACACCTAATGCATCTAAATTGAAAAACGGCgatgaaaaacaaatacaaacaaagttGCAAGCATTCCAACGCCAAGTTATAACCGAACTAAAGCTGCTGCAGGACATAGAGCGGCAGGCTAAGGAAATGCGTGCCGCGTCAATGGGCGCAACGTCAAAAACTTTTAAGGATAATGCCAACACACAATCCAGTATGTTGAGTAAGATACCAATACATAAGATAACCCGCTCAGATATTGAAAAAGCGCTGAACGACGATTACGTTAAAAAGCTGCTGCATAAAGCTGCGATTGAAAATCGTAAGGAAGCTGGAAAGACGACCATTTATACTCCCAGTGGTATAAATATTAAACGTCAAACCTCCAAGTCTAAGATAACCCCACGACAAATGACAAGAGATGACATTGTTCGCATGATGGCCTATGCATATCGGATGGCAAATGCTAACGGAATACGGATGCTAGAAAGTCCAGAAGGTAAGAAGCCATCGAGCGATTCTGCATCAGATGGCAATCAAGCCTCCGGAGATACCTCAAAAACAGATGAACGTAAATGGCCGTCAGATGCAAAAACCACCATGGAGAGACAGTGGATGGATGAGGAAAAGCAGATGCCAAACCCAAACACTTTCCAACAGGATCCCACATTAATGCATGCGGGTagacaaatgcaacaaaatatggGTCGGCAGTGGCTTGATGAGCAAAATCCGAGCCATACAAATCAGCCACAAGCTCAGCCAATAATGGAACATCATCGCCAGGCACTGGAAGATAATCCCCAAATGAATTCACAACGTCAGTGGGTCGATCACAAATCTGACATGCTAAATTGGATGCAAGACAATTCCCCAATGCCTATGCAACGTCAGTGGCTGGATAACCCAAGCATGCCACCAATGTCAAGCCAAAGAGCGGATGGACGAATGTGGGCAGAGCAACAGCCACAGGTAGCCATGCAGCAACCTATGATGATGCCGCAAATGCCGATGCCAATGATGCAACAGCCCCAGATGGTTGCACAGCAAATCCCGATGGAATTGCAACAAATGCCAATGCAACAGCCCCAGATGGTTGCACAGCAAATTCCGATGGAATTGCAACAAATGCCAATGCAACAGCCCCAGATGGTTGCACAGCAAATTCCGATGGAATTGCAACAAATGCCAATGCAACAGCCTCAGATGGTAGCACAGCAAACACCAATGGAATTACAACACATGCAAATACAACAGCCCCCGATGGTGGCGCAGCAAACACCAATGGGGCAGATGCCGATGATGATGCAACAGCCCCAGATGGTGGCGCAGCAAACACCCATGGGACAGATGCAGATGATGATGCAACAACCTCGGGTATCAATGCAGGAACCGCCGATGCTAATGCAGCACACGCCTATGATGAAGCAACAGCCTCAAGGCGAATTTCCGCAAATGGGTGCGCAAAGCGATACAATGATGTTGCAACAAATGTCACCGGATATGCAACGGCAAACTCACGAACAAGACATGGTCGGTGAGGCTATGCCACAAATGCCTGAGAATACTGGAAAAGCTCGATTTAAAG GCGGCTCCATTTTCGATGAACTTGATTTGTTTGGACTGGGTGGAGGTGGCAgtgataaaaagaaaaaaggaaaaggGGAACCAAAGCCTCCTTTGAGACCGACAATTATCAATTACTATTACAACGCTGGTCGTCCAGCAACTTATGGCAGCGGTGGTTATAGCGGTGGAAGTGTAAGCTATGGGTCAAGTAGTAAACCGAGCTATGGTGCGAGTTACGGTGGCGGTGCTGGTGGAGGTTATGGCGCCTCCAAGCCTTATGGTGGAAGTGTCCCAAGTTATGGCAGCTATGGAAGTGCAGGACCAAGTTACAGTAGCGCTGGGTATGCAGCGCCTAGCACGGGATCCTACCGAACAGCTATTGGAGATGATGAAATCCAAGCGATGCTTCAGGAACACACACATATG AAAATGATGTCCGACAGCGATCGCAAACCCGTTACCACCGCAGTTGTGCCAACTGCAACAACATACCAGACAACGTCGACGGCCACCGAAGACAACAAACAAAAGCCCCCACCATTGCAGACGGAAACATCTTCGATTCGCCATAAGATAAAttctacaacaaccacaaccactGTAATCCCGCCAACCACAACTTCTTCAAAGTTATCAAG GTcggttaaatattatttgaatatttga